The Desulfovibrio sp. UIB00 DNA window GCGTTGGGTCTGGCGCTCTTGGCGGCGGCCAATCCGCCTGCCCGCGCGCTGCTGCAACGCCTCGGTGCCATCAATATCTTCATTGTTTTTCTGTGGTGCGTCACGCCCCTGACCACGCCGGGAACCCCGCTGGCGCAATGGGGAATGCTCACAGTGAGCGCCGAAGGCGTACGCCTTGCGCTGCTGGTAAGCATCAAGTCCAATGCCATTGCCTGCATTTTTCTGGCGCTTGTCGCCACCATGAACGCCCCCACCGCCGGTCATGCGCTGGAGCGGCTGCACTGCCCGGCCAAGCTCGTTTTTCTCTTTCTTTTCACAGCCAGATACGTTCACGTTATCGCCCAGGAATGGCACACCTTGCTGGTGGCGGCACGGTTGCGCGGTTTTCGTCCGCGTACCAACATGCATACCTACCGTACCATGGCATCCCTGTTGGGTCTGTTGCTGGTGCGCAGCTACGAACGCTCGCTGCGCGTGCGCGAGGCTATGGTCTTGCGGGGATTTTCCGGCCATTTCAGATCGGTGACGGTATTCCACGCCCAAAGGGGCGACTGTATTTTCGCACTGGGCCTGCTGCTGTGCATGGCGGGGATAATCGCGGTTGAATGCCTGGGAGGCCTCAATGTCTGACCACCATCACGATGCAGCCATTTTCTGCCTCGAGGGCATCTGCTTTGCTTACGGGCAGGGCAGCTCGCCGCGCACAGTGCTGTGCGATGTGGATTTTTCACTGCATCCCGGTCAGCGTATCGGCCTCTATGGACCCAACGGAAGCGGCAAAACAACGCTTTTTCGCTGCATCACGGGGCTGGCACGGCCACAGGCAGGTCAGGTGCTGTTCCACGGCACCCCCCTCAAGGAAGAAAAAGATTTCTACAATCTGCGCTGCAAGGTGGGCTTTGTGCTGCAACACGCGGAAGACCAGCTCTTTTTCCCCACCGTGCTGGAGGACGTGGCCTTTGGCCCGCTGAATCTCGGCTTTTCAGCCGACGAGGCAAGAGATTGCGCCCTGGACACCCTGCGCGATCTCGGCCTGGCAGGTTTTGAAAACCGCCTTACCCACCGGCTTTCCGGCGGCGAAAAAAAGCTCGTATCCCTGGCTTCAGTGATGGCCATGAAGCCCGAGGCGCTACTGCTCGACGAACCCACCAACGGTCTCGACAACGATGCCCGCCAGCGCATCATCGACATTCTGGGCAGCCTGAGCACAGCGCGTATAACCATTTCCCATGACTGGGATTTTCTGGCGCAAACATCCACCCAGTACCTCACCATAGCCAACAATCGGCTAAACGCCTGCGCCCCCTCCTTTGCCCACGCCCATATGCATGCTCACCCGCTGGGCAACGAACCCCACGAGCATTAGCCAAAACAATCTTTCCAGCTTAAATCTTCAACAATGTTAGACTAATACGCCATAAACTATCTGCTATGAAATAATTTTCCAGCACGCTGCTTTGCACCGTCCTTCGGTAACGCAGCGCTGGCGTTACCCTTTGACTCGCCTCTGGTCGCCGCGCATTTTAATCCCCGCACCCGATATCTACTTGCATATATAAAATGATAGTAGCATTCTTTCCTAAACAATAGTAGGGTCGCGCAGCAATTTATGCTCTGCGTCAGATTCCTCTCTTTTGGCACAAGATCTTGGCCTCCCAAGGATTGCCATGCGCGAACCCCATCCCAGCCGCCCTCTGCCGCTTATCCAGACGGACACAACCGATGCCGTGCTGGAATGGCGCGTTGCCCCAGACATTCTCCGCTTCAGCCTTGGGGCCAAGCGGCTGCTTGGCATTGAAGCAAATACTCCTTGCAGCATGGCGGCATTTCTTGGCGTATGTCATGAAGATAAAAGGGATATGCTTGGGCAATCGTTGCAGACGTTTCTCGAAGGGCACATAGGCGGGCATATGGAAATATGCTTCCCTCTCAATGCTCTTGTGGCGCGAACCCAGCTTATAGCCCTTGCGCGCAACGGCGCGGGGCAGGCAGAGCATGTGGTTGGCTGCATCAGCGCGGTGGAACGTCAGAC harbors:
- the cbiQ gene encoding cobalt ECF transporter T component CbiQ is translated as MFDQPFVRPSLIQRIDPRVRMAFAGGLAVCISLLHSLTACGMALALGLALLAAANPPARALLQRLGAINIFIVFLWCVTPLTTPGTPLAQWGMLTVSAEGVRLALLVSIKSNAIACIFLALVATMNAPTAGHALERLHCPAKLVFLFLFTARYVHVIAQEWHTLLVAARLRGFRPRTNMHTYRTMASLLGLLLVRSYERSLRVREAMVLRGFSGHFRSVTVFHAQRGDCIFALGLLLCMAGIIAVECLGGLNV
- a CDS encoding ABC transporter ATP-binding protein; translation: MSDHHHDAAIFCLEGICFAYGQGSSPRTVLCDVDFSLHPGQRIGLYGPNGSGKTTLFRCITGLARPQAGQVLFHGTPLKEEKDFYNLRCKVGFVLQHAEDQLFFPTVLEDVAFGPLNLGFSADEARDCALDTLRDLGLAGFENRLTHRLSGGEKKLVSLASVMAMKPEALLLDEPTNGLDNDARQRIIDILGSLSTARITISHDWDFLAQTSTQYLTIANNRLNACAPSFAHAHMHAHPLGNEPHEH